A region of Crenobacter cavernae DNA encodes the following proteins:
- a CDS encoding DUF4124 domain-containing protein, translating into MKRLMTCFAVSMLAAGHASAMVRCQDANGRIEYSDKPFCTAGQKPLDSSVRWQAPVTSGSESAPSKASAESVLKPARKSRYRQARDADARLIETHESDVLKRCRQLRRYKNLMQQRLASGHADASLSELRAADARLSRANCPPF; encoded by the coding sequence ATGAAACGCCTGATGACTTGCTTTGCCGTGTCGATGCTGGCCGCAGGCCACGCGAGCGCCATGGTCCGCTGCCAGGATGCGAACGGCCGCATCGAATACAGCGACAAACCGTTCTGTACCGCCGGGCAAAAGCCGCTCGATTCGTCGGTGCGCTGGCAGGCGCCGGTGACATCGGGCAGCGAATCCGCACCGTCGAAGGCGTCGGCCGAGTCAGTACTCAAGCCGGCGCGCAAGTCTCGCTACCGGCAAGCACGCGACGCCGATGCGCGCCTTATCGAGACTCACGAGTCGGACGTCCTCAAGCGCTGCCGCCAGCTGCGCCGCTACAAGAACCTGATGCAGCAGCGGCTCGCGTCGGGTCATGCCGATGCGAGCCTGAGCGAGTTGCGCGCGGCCGACGCGCGACTGAGCCGCGCCAACTGCCCGCCGTTCTGA
- a CDS encoding translation initiation factor Sui1: MKARGLGGLVYSTEHGRMCPGCSQPIERCRCAAEQAPPPGDGVVRVRRETKGRNGKGVTTVAGVPLPAAELAAFAKRLRQRCGSGGTVKDGVIEVQGDHVDVLMAELAKTGWTVKRAGG; the protein is encoded by the coding sequence ATGAAAGCAAGAGGCCTCGGCGGACTGGTCTATTCGACCGAACACGGGCGGATGTGCCCGGGCTGCAGCCAGCCCATCGAGCGATGCCGCTGCGCGGCGGAACAAGCGCCGCCGCCGGGCGATGGTGTGGTACGCGTGCGACGCGAGACCAAGGGGCGCAACGGCAAAGGCGTGACGACGGTCGCCGGCGTGCCACTGCCGGCGGCGGAACTCGCCGCTTTCGCAAAGCGCTTACGGCAGAGATGCGGCTCGGGCGGAACGGTGAAGGACGGCGTGATCGAGGTCCAGGGTGACCACGTCGACGTACTGATGGCCGAACTGGCAAAGACCGGCTGGACGGTGAAGCGCGCCGGCGGCTGA
- a CDS encoding type II toxin-antitoxin system ChpB family toxin, which produces MVRRNAFDRGDIVRVCLNPIAGREMEGDYRPALVLSKAAFNRLGVALVAPITQGGNYARVAGFAVSLAGSGTETQGVVVLSAVRMLDLEARRAAKVETVPDFVTQDALAKLEAIIA; this is translated from the coding sequence ATGGTGAGACGCAACGCCTTCGACCGCGGCGACATCGTGCGCGTCTGCCTCAACCCAATAGCCGGCCGCGAAATGGAGGGCGACTACCGGCCGGCGCTGGTGCTGTCCAAGGCCGCTTTCAACCGCCTCGGCGTCGCCCTGGTCGCGCCGATCACCCAGGGCGGCAACTATGCCCGCGTCGCCGGTTTCGCCGTCAGCTTGGCCGGCTCCGGCACCGAGACCCAAGGGGTCGTCGTGTTGAGCGCCGTGCGCATGCTCGACCTCGAAGCGAGGAGGGCGGCCAAGGTCGAAACCGTTCCCGATTTTGTGACCCAAGATGCGCTCGCCAAGCTCGAGGCAATCATCGCCTGA
- a CDS encoding crotonase/enoyl-CoA hydratase family protein codes for MDWKTLELRRHGAVACLLFNRPQQANALDAVLWRELREAMEWCDRTPEVRAVVLAGNGKHFCAGLDLTMLTSLSGELEDKCEARLREKLHALIVALQASVNSLEACRKPVIAAVHGACVGGGLDIALAADIRYASQDARFSVREVAMGMVADVGSLQRLPRVVGEGLAREWAYTGRDIPAEEARNARLVSRILPDQESVLAAALETAQTIASRSPLAVRGTKQVLNYSRDHGVQEGLAFVAQWNAAMLLSEDLEKAAIATLTGETPVFRD; via the coding sequence ATGGACTGGAAGACGCTGGAACTCAGACGACACGGCGCCGTCGCCTGCCTGCTGTTCAACCGCCCGCAACAGGCGAACGCGCTCGACGCCGTATTGTGGCGAGAACTGAGAGAGGCGATGGAGTGGTGCGATCGCACGCCGGAAGTACGCGCCGTCGTGCTCGCCGGCAACGGCAAGCATTTCTGCGCCGGACTCGACCTGACCATGCTGACCAGCCTGTCCGGCGAACTAGAGGACAAGTGCGAGGCGCGCCTGCGCGAAAAGCTGCACGCGCTGATCGTCGCGCTGCAGGCCAGCGTCAACAGCCTCGAGGCATGCCGCAAACCGGTGATCGCCGCGGTCCACGGCGCCTGCGTCGGCGGTGGCCTCGATATCGCATTGGCCGCCGACATCCGTTACGCGAGCCAGGACGCGCGCTTCAGCGTGCGCGAGGTCGCGATGGGTATGGTCGCCGACGTCGGCAGCCTGCAACGCCTGCCTCGCGTGGTCGGCGAAGGGTTGGCGCGTGAATGGGCGTACACCGGCCGCGACATTCCGGCCGAAGAAGCGCGCAACGCGCGCCTCGTCAGCCGCATCCTGCCGGACCAGGAAAGCGTGCTGGCCGCAGCGCTGGAAACCGCACAGACGATAGCCAGCCGTTCGCCTCTGGCGGTGCGCGGCACGAAGCAGGTGCTGAACTACAGCCGCGACCACGGCGTACAAGAAGGCCTGGCCTTCGTCGCGCAATGGAACGCGGCGATGCTACTGTCCGAAGACCTGGAAAAAGCGGCGATAGCGACGCTCACCGGCGAGACGCCGGTTTTCCGCGATTGA
- the rmuC gene encoding DNA recombination protein RmuC — METLLAAIAGVVVGALLAWLLLKSRADVAQERGRSEGLAEVSRMSAEIGAAARLLEEARERERLQQTELALQRQTLAEQQQRLGQLEASAARLPQLEAQQAERDAVIAGLNKELRDTASRLAASAEQGRQLEALQQDLAGARKHAQTLTDDITRLTAREQELATRLEQERLAAGEKLQVLIDAREALSNQFKALANEIFEEKSKRFTEQNQSNLGQLLNPLHERIQGFGKLVQDTYDKDSKERLTLETELKRLQELNTRLGDDAVALTRALTGASSKTQGAWGEMVLEKVLEHSGLTRGREYDVQHSDVLETEEGGLKRYQPDVVIHLPEGKHLVIDSKVSLNAYVRHTAADDEIVREAELKAHIAALRTHIRTLSEKRYQDLYGLTSIDFVFMFVPVEPAYLLAVQRDMSLFTEAFDQRIVIVGPSTLLATLRTVASIWRYEDQNQNAIEIARQSGAMFDKFVGFVDTLEKLGKQLSTTQDSYATAMKQLASGSGNLVGRAEKLRKLGIKANKQLAASLRGDESEEDEDGEALLPG; from the coding sequence ATGGAAACCTTGCTTGCCGCGATCGCCGGCGTCGTCGTCGGCGCGCTGCTGGCCTGGCTGCTGCTGAAAAGCCGTGCCGACGTCGCGCAGGAACGCGGGCGTTCCGAAGGCTTGGCCGAGGTCTCGCGGATGTCGGCCGAGATCGGCGCCGCCGCGCGCCTCTTGGAGGAGGCGCGCGAGCGAGAACGGCTGCAGCAGACCGAACTGGCCTTACAGCGCCAGACGCTGGCCGAGCAGCAGCAGAGGCTCGGCCAACTCGAAGCCTCGGCGGCGCGGCTGCCGCAGCTCGAAGCGCAACAGGCCGAGCGCGACGCGGTGATCGCCGGCCTCAACAAGGAATTGCGCGACACCGCCAGCCGGCTGGCCGCCAGCGCCGAGCAGGGCCGCCAGCTCGAAGCCTTGCAGCAGGACCTGGCCGGCGCGCGTAAGCACGCGCAAACGCTGACCGACGACATCACCCGGCTGACCGCGCGCGAGCAGGAACTGGCGACGCGGCTCGAACAGGAGCGGCTCGCCGCCGGCGAGAAGCTGCAGGTGCTGATCGACGCGCGCGAGGCGTTGTCGAACCAGTTCAAGGCGCTCGCCAACGAGATCTTCGAGGAGAAGTCGAAGCGCTTCACCGAGCAGAACCAGAGCAACCTCGGCCAACTGCTGAACCCGCTCCACGAGCGCATCCAGGGCTTCGGCAAGCTGGTGCAGGACACCTACGACAAGGATTCGAAGGAGAGGCTGACGCTCGAGACCGAACTGAAGCGCCTGCAGGAGCTGAACACGCGTCTCGGCGACGATGCGGTTGCGCTGACGCGCGCGCTGACCGGCGCCAGCAGCAAGACGCAGGGCGCGTGGGGCGAGATGGTGCTCGAGAAGGTGCTCGAACACTCGGGGCTGACGCGCGGCCGCGAGTACGACGTCCAGCACTCGGACGTGCTCGAGACCGAGGAGGGCGGCCTCAAGCGCTACCAGCCCGACGTGGTGATCCACCTGCCCGAGGGCAAGCACCTGGTGATCGATTCGAAGGTGTCGCTGAACGCCTACGTGCGCCATACCGCCGCCGACGACGAAATCGTCCGCGAGGCCGAGCTGAAGGCGCACATCGCCGCGCTGCGCACGCACATCCGCACGCTGTCCGAGAAGCGCTACCAGGACCTGTACGGCCTGACCAGTATCGACTTCGTGTTCATGTTCGTGCCGGTCGAGCCGGCCTATCTGCTCGCGGTGCAACGCGACATGAGCCTGTTCACCGAGGCGTTCGACCAGCGCATCGTCATCGTCGGCCCGAGCACCTTGCTCGCGACCTTGCGCACTGTGGCCAGCATCTGGCGCTACGAAGACCAGAACCAGAACGCGATCGAGATCGCGCGCCAGAGCGGCGCGATGTTCGACAAGTTCGTCGGCTTCGTCGATACGCTGGAAAAGCTCGGCAAGCAACTGTCTACGACGCAGGACAGCTACGCGACCGCGATGAAGCAGCTCGCCAGCGGCAGCGGCAACCTGGTCGGCCGCGCCGAAAAGCTGCGCAAGCTCGGCATCAAGGCGAACAAGCAGTTGGCGGCAAGCTTACGCGGCGACGAGAGCGAAGAGGACGAAGACGGCGAGGCGCTGCTACCGGGTTGA
- the recJ gene encoding single-stranded-DNA-specific exonuclease RecJ, whose amino-acid sequence MSRIVVRPIPQPVCQTLAAAGFTPLMARLFAARGIAEACELDTALKALLPYQGLKHIAAMAAKLAEAIALDQKLLIVADYDADGATACTVALEGLSALGARVDFIVPNRFEYGYGLTPEIVDLAATRSPDIIVTVDNGIASVAGVERARELGIEVLVTDHHLPGDTLPEALIVNPNQPGCGFPSKNLAGVGVMFYVLMALRAELRQRGAFDGRAEPNLAELLDLVALGTVADVVRLDQNNRILVEQGLRRMRAGKMRPGIAALFRVAGRAAYKATTFDLGFTLGPRLNAAGRLDDMSLGIACLLAKSEDEAMRLAQELDRLNRERRTIEQGMQDEALAVLSGFDPAGRHSLALYRDDWHQGVVGIVASRLKERFHRPSIVFAPGDDGEIKGSGRSIPGFHLRDALDLVYKRHPGLILKFGGHAMAAGLTVAEADFKVFCDAFEAVAREWLTEVQLTRTFETDGSLTGRELQLDVAETMGAQVWGQGFPPPTFHDRFRVVQQRLVGDKHLKLRLEKDGVEYDAMRFNQVDWLPDVVDAVYQVVANEWQGRKELQLYIEHWLPAGEGRH is encoded by the coding sequence ATGTCCCGCATCGTCGTCCGACCCATCCCGCAGCCGGTGTGCCAGACGCTGGCCGCCGCCGGTTTCACGCCGCTGATGGCACGCCTGTTCGCCGCGCGCGGCATCGCCGAAGCCTGCGAGCTCGACACCGCACTCAAGGCGCTCTTGCCTTACCAGGGGCTGAAGCACATCGCCGCGATGGCCGCCAAGTTGGCCGAGGCCATCGCGCTCGACCAGAAACTGCTGATCGTCGCCGACTACGACGCCGACGGCGCGACCGCGTGCACCGTCGCGCTCGAAGGGCTGTCGGCACTCGGCGCCAGGGTCGACTTCATCGTTCCCAATCGCTTCGAATACGGCTACGGCCTGACGCCGGAAATCGTCGACCTCGCGGCGACGCGTTCGCCCGACATCATCGTCACCGTCGACAACGGCATCGCCAGCGTCGCCGGCGTCGAACGCGCACGCGAGCTCGGCATCGAGGTGCTGGTCACCGACCACCACCTGCCGGGCGACACCTTGCCCGAAGCACTGATCGTCAACCCGAACCAGCCCGGCTGCGGGTTTCCGTCTAAGAACCTCGCCGGCGTCGGCGTGATGTTCTACGTGCTGATGGCCTTGCGTGCCGAGCTGCGACAACGCGGCGCGTTCGACGGCAGGGCGGAGCCGAACCTGGCCGAACTGTTGGACCTCGTCGCGCTCGGCACCGTCGCCGACGTGGTACGCCTCGACCAGAACAACCGCATCCTCGTCGAGCAGGGCCTGCGCCGCATGCGCGCCGGCAAGATGCGTCCCGGCATCGCCGCGCTGTTCCGCGTCGCCGGCCGCGCCGCGTACAAGGCGACGACCTTCGATCTCGGCTTCACGCTCGGCCCGCGGCTGAACGCCGCCGGCAGGCTCGACGACATGAGCCTCGGCATCGCCTGCCTGCTCGCCAAGAGCGAAGACGAGGCGATGCGCCTCGCCCAGGAACTCGACCGGCTGAACCGCGAACGGCGCACGATCGAGCAGGGCATGCAGGACGAGGCACTGGCGGTGCTGTCGGGCTTCGATCCGGCCGGCCGCCACAGCCTCGCGCTGTACCGCGACGACTGGCACCAGGGCGTCGTCGGCATCGTTGCGTCGCGCCTGAAGGAACGCTTCCACCGGCCGTCCATCGTGTTCGCGCCCGGTGACGACGGCGAGATCAAGGGCTCGGGCCGCTCGATCCCCGGTTTTCACCTCAGGGACGCGCTGGATCTCGTCTATAAGCGCCACCCGGGCCTGATCCTCAAGTTCGGCGGCCACGCGATGGCGGCCGGGCTGACCGTCGCCGAGGCCGACTTCAAGGTCTTCTGCGACGCGTTCGAGGCGGTGGCGCGCGAATGGCTGACCGAAGTGCAGCTGACGCGCACCTTCGAGACCGACGGCAGCCTCACGGGCCGCGAGCTGCAGCTTGACGTCGCCGAGACGATGGGCGCGCAGGTGTGGGGGCAGGGCTTTCCGCCGCCGACCTTCCACGACCGTTTCCGCGTCGTGCAACAACGGCTGGTCGGCGACAAGCACCTGAAGCTCAGGCTGGAAAAGGACGGCGTCGAATACGACGCGATGCGCTTCAACCAGGTCGACTGGCTGCCCGACGTCGTCGACGCGGTCTACCAGGTGGTCGCGAACGAATGGCAGGGCCGCAAGGAGCTGCAGCTTTACATCGAACACTGGCTGCCGGCCGGTGAGGGGAGACATTGA
- a CDS encoding patatin-like protein has product MDNKQALSSEEVNETRIALAFFGGVALAIYESGVAVEFFRLVNGEGVYGALKQKSRSGDVSVDIITGTSAGGLNGALLANAIVNRGDISKLLTLWREEGDIDKLLYGPFKSSPESLLDGDRFKNKIFEALIAKRAAPPSESALQPAIDLFLTATNLDGDRVVVTTPDHEEIPTRTHRQVFHFRYRKKEPGQDAIEINDFRTEEDLCLLAQAARASASFPLAFTPVLVKKSSLGSRALHLEADAYHIDGGVLDNKPIELALQAIAKRRANKKIRRLLFYIEPDPEKIHSRTCQDAPRSYSAPEVVLKALVDLPAYQSITTALQNIERRNQNVSDLRRTLEYYESVAAKYKESKAGVHEGAFSDLRYIEPTDAPTALFRAQEDGYLDLRLRRELTEDFFKLLMEVTGQARDLLSILSPQDQDAVSSVKNEIYRFKSLLLRAIDLKYHRRLYKYLIQIVRQLYPEPLKGTGGGTGDEWSYISETTRRLNLLKEMLYDQDELIAQLELSQAAALKSELVAIKAQLLEILEKTKSASTSKDLVAHFIDLSDRIVATDFFRRRLEFIQGVHSTVLQRLENEHSELQKQWESKASDVPGTRPFCQRIMEGYWALRDALDSFYLRDIIIYPMMPGDELASELEYIHFSRISPADANHFIPGLSTEDKIAGEKFFHFGGFLNKEWRGNDLTWGRLDTAEIIIRKLISDGPEQKRLIEEAHREIIEEMNSLDMGIYGVRSPSAAQMGPPRRDDLIGRQQLSAIPPEKKISWAWRGAITLLKIVRQTLAKTKASFLLKSLFEVLDRLILFMTGALVLFTWCFAKFLRVRILIWLIAAAAFIGLGAVLLLAWKNPLGKLWDGLLLRIADIF; this is encoded by the coding sequence ATGGATAATAAACAGGCACTGTCTAGCGAAGAGGTGAACGAAACGCGCATCGCCCTAGCCTTTTTTGGAGGAGTCGCGCTCGCCATCTACGAGAGCGGGGTAGCGGTCGAATTTTTCCGTCTGGTCAACGGCGAAGGCGTTTATGGAGCGTTGAAACAAAAGAGCCGCTCCGGCGACGTGTCGGTCGATATCATCACCGGAACCTCGGCCGGCGGCCTGAACGGCGCGCTGCTGGCCAATGCGATCGTCAATCGCGGAGACATCAGCAAGTTGCTGACGCTGTGGCGGGAAGAAGGCGATATCGACAAGCTGCTTTACGGGCCTTTTAAATCCAGCCCCGAGTCATTGCTAGACGGCGACAGGTTCAAAAACAAGATATTCGAGGCACTGATTGCAAAACGCGCCGCTCCGCCGTCCGAATCGGCACTGCAGCCGGCGATCGACCTCTTTCTGACCGCCACCAACCTCGACGGCGACCGCGTGGTGGTCACCACGCCGGATCACGAAGAAATCCCCACCCGAACGCATCGACAGGTTTTTCATTTTCGCTACAGGAAAAAAGAGCCTGGGCAAGACGCGATCGAGATCAACGATTTCAGAACTGAAGAGGACCTATGTCTTCTCGCCCAGGCAGCGCGGGCGAGTGCTTCGTTCCCTCTCGCATTCACGCCGGTTCTTGTCAAAAAATCCAGCCTCGGCAGTCGGGCGCTCCACCTTGAGGCCGACGCCTATCACATCGACGGTGGCGTTTTGGACAACAAGCCGATCGAACTTGCCCTGCAAGCCATCGCCAAGCGGCGCGCGAACAAGAAAATCAGGCGCCTCCTTTTTTACATCGAACCCGATCCGGAAAAGATCCATTCGCGCACCTGCCAGGATGCCCCCCGTTCCTATAGCGCGCCCGAAGTCGTGCTCAAAGCACTCGTCGACCTGCCGGCCTACCAAAGCATCACCACCGCACTCCAGAATATCGAGCGGCGCAACCAGAATGTGAGCGACCTGAGGCGAACACTCGAATATTACGAGAGCGTTGCCGCAAAATATAAGGAAAGCAAGGCTGGAGTCCATGAAGGCGCCTTCTCCGACCTCAGATATATTGAGCCAACCGACGCCCCGACGGCACTCTTTCGCGCACAGGAGGATGGGTATTTGGATTTGCGGCTCCGCCGCGAGTTGACAGAAGATTTTTTCAAGCTGTTGATGGAGGTGACGGGCCAGGCGAGAGATTTGCTTTCGATTCTCTCTCCACAGGATCAGGACGCCGTCTCTTCCGTCAAGAATGAGATCTATCGGTTCAAGTCGCTACTGCTGCGCGCGATCGACCTGAAATACCATCGGCGGCTCTACAAATATCTCATCCAGATCGTGCGACAACTCTATCCGGAGCCTCTCAAGGGCACGGGGGGCGGGACTGGCGACGAATGGTCATACATTTCCGAGACGACGAGGCGGCTCAACCTTTTAAAGGAAATGCTATACGACCAAGACGAGCTGATCGCCCAGCTGGAACTTTCCCAAGCCGCTGCACTGAAGAGCGAACTGGTCGCCATCAAGGCACAGTTGCTCGAGATTCTCGAAAAGACCAAGTCGGCGAGTACAAGCAAGGACCTCGTCGCTCACTTCATAGATCTTTCGGACAGGATAGTCGCGACGGATTTTTTTCGCCGCCGGCTCGAGTTCATCCAGGGCGTGCATTCCACCGTCCTTCAGCGCCTCGAAAATGAGCATTCGGAACTGCAGAAGCAATGGGAAAGTAAAGCGAGCGACGTGCCGGGAACACGCCCCTTCTGTCAAAGGATCATGGAGGGATATTGGGCGCTACGCGACGCGCTCGACAGCTTTTATCTTCGCGACATCATCATTTATCCGATGATGCCAGGCGACGAATTGGCGTCCGAATTGGAGTACATCCATTTTTCGCGCATCAGCCCGGCGGATGCGAATCACTTCATCCCTGGTCTGAGCACCGAAGACAAGATCGCCGGCGAAAAGTTTTTTCATTTTGGCGGATTCTTAAACAAAGAATGGAGAGGGAACGACTTGACATGGGGTCGTCTCGACACCGCAGAAATCATTATTCGAAAACTCATCTCTGACGGGCCCGAGCAAAAACGCCTAATTGAAGAGGCCCACCGTGAAATCATCGAAGAGATGAACAGTCTGGACATGGGAATCTACGGCGTGCGGAGCCCTTCCGCCGCACAAATGGGCCCTCCACGGCGCGATGACCTGATCGGGAGGCAGCAACTCTCGGCAATCCCGCCGGAAAAGAAGATAAGCTGGGCTTGGCGCGGCGCGATCACGCTTTTGAAAATCGTCCGTCAAACGCTTGCCAAGACGAAGGCGTCGTTCCTGCTCAAAAGCCTTTTCGAGGTCCTAGACAGGCTCATCCTTTTCATGACAGGTGCCTTAGTCCTGTTCACTTGGTGCTTTGCAAAGTTTCTTCGCGTACGCATTCTCATCTGGCTGATCGCCGCTGCCGCATTCATCGGACTGGGGGCAGTCCTCCTTCTCGCGTGGAAAAATCCGCTCGGCAAGCTATGGGACGGTCTTTTGCTGAGGATAGCGGATATCTTTTAA
- a CDS encoding SH3 domain-containing C40 family peptidase, protein MRDKFVDLEALNIRSAPVISASTRIGILHLGLRVEELGSASEEGWVKIRVIDDGSPLEGVVKSEIDGVATLRDPVSLAREVLVGEAIKEWLRFEKGQGMEHHDPFYKFVGEMWQSIKLDLDGKDRDTPWSAAAISFMVRNAGKQVPNYKQFKFAASHSKFMHDSILKRKNSDTDAPFWGFRLHEKRPQIGDIVGKWRETPKDFEDAASGNAFKSHSDIIVSVKPDHVLAIGGNVDQSVSITRYEKTAAGFLAPKNATFIHLVNQA, encoded by the coding sequence ATGAGAGATAAGTTTGTAGACTTGGAAGCCTTGAATATCCGGTCGGCTCCCGTCATCTCCGCTAGCACGCGAATCGGGATTCTTCACTTGGGGCTGCGTGTCGAGGAGCTGGGGTCGGCCAGTGAGGAGGGATGGGTCAAAATAAGGGTCATCGACGATGGCTCGCCGCTGGAAGGCGTAGTGAAGAGCGAGATCGACGGCGTTGCGACCTTGCGCGACCCGGTTTCTCTCGCACGAGAGGTGCTGGTCGGCGAGGCAATCAAGGAGTGGCTACGCTTCGAAAAAGGCCAGGGTATGGAGCACCACGACCCATTTTATAAATTTGTCGGCGAGATGTGGCAGTCTATCAAATTGGACCTCGACGGGAAGGACAGGGACACCCCGTGGTCCGCCGCTGCCATCTCTTTCATGGTCAGGAATGCAGGCAAACAGGTTCCCAATTACAAACAATTCAAGTTTGCTGCCTCTCATTCGAAATTCATGCACGATTCGATATTGAAGCGGAAAAACAGCGACACCGACGCTCCATTCTGGGGGTTCCGACTGCATGAAAAACGCCCTCAAATCGGCGACATCGTCGGGAAATGGCGCGAAACGCCGAAAGACTTCGAGGACGCTGCATCTGGCAACGCGTTCAAAAGCCACAGCGACATCATCGTCAGCGTTAAACCGGATCATGTTCTAGCCATCGGCGGAAATGTCGATCAATCGGTGAGCATTACCCGCTATGAGAAAACGGCGGCGGGCTTTCTAGCTCCTAAAAATGCCACTTTCATCCACTTGGTCAACCAGGCGTAA
- a CDS encoding tyrosine-type recombinase/integrase, translating into MAWLSRVADSEHTRASYLKEADRLYRWAVFARGKLVSSLTHEDLELYRRFLANPQPAAVWVGTRRVGRHHPDWRPFSGPLSESSVRQALTIVNSMFSWLVEARYLAANPLSLARKRRGKGAPRLTRLIGRQQIDACFDAVGALPCETELERRHVSRCRWLLQLFLLSGLRISEVTGTRMGAFYFRQGQGKTRWWLDVVGKGEKARQIPVNDEMLAELRQYRESLDLPALPSPGEDLPLVLKVRGLRSEPMTRQAIHTILKTVFRLASDRLTSLGRGDEARALELASAHWLRHTAGSMMGDAGIDIRTIKANFGHSSLSTTSIYLHKDDDHRHDETASHSLTQPDPDETETLEYWKARAEALEALVEKLSKER; encoded by the coding sequence ATGGCCTGGCTTTCGCGTGTCGCCGATTCCGAGCACACCCGCGCCAGTTACCTCAAGGAGGCCGACCGGCTGTACCGCTGGGCCGTGTTCGCGCGCGGAAAACTGGTGTCGTCGCTGACGCACGAAGACCTTGAACTGTACCGGCGCTTTCTCGCCAACCCCCAGCCGGCGGCCGTCTGGGTCGGCACGCGGCGCGTCGGTCGCCATCACCCGGACTGGCGGCCTTTCAGCGGGCCGCTGTCGGAAAGCTCGGTGCGCCAGGCGCTCACCATCGTCAATTCGATGTTTTCCTGGCTGGTCGAGGCGCGTTACCTGGCGGCCAACCCGCTGTCGCTGGCGCGCAAACGTCGCGGCAAGGGCGCGCCGCGGCTGACGCGGCTGATCGGCCGCCAGCAGATCGACGCCTGCTTCGACGCGGTCGGCGCCCTGCCCTGCGAAACCGAGCTCGAGCGCAGGCATGTGTCACGCTGTCGCTGGCTGCTGCAATTGTTCCTGCTCAGCGGCCTGCGCATCTCGGAGGTGACCGGCACACGTATGGGAGCGTTCTATTTCCGCCAGGGTCAGGGCAAGACGCGCTGGTGGCTCGACGTGGTCGGCAAGGGCGAGAAGGCGCGCCAGATTCCGGTCAACGACGAGATGTTGGCCGAGCTGCGCCAGTACCGCGAGAGCCTCGACCTCCCTGCCCTGCCTTCGCCCGGCGAAGACCTGCCGCTGGTGCTGAAGGTACGCGGCCTGCGCTCCGAGCCGATGACGCGCCAGGCCATCCACACCATTCTGAAGACCGTTTTCCGCCTCGCGTCCGACCGGCTGACATCGCTCGGACGCGGCGACGAAGCCCGTGCGCTCGAACTCGCATCGGCGCACTGGCTCAGGCACACCGCCGGGTCGATGATGGGCGACGCCGGCATCGACATCCGCACGATCAAGGCCAACTTCGGTCACAGCTCACTGTCGACGACGTCGATCTACCTGCACAAGGACGACGACCACCGGCACGACGAGACGGCGTCGCACTCGCTGACGCAGCCGGACCCGGACGAGACCGAGACGCTCGAGTACTGGAAGGCGCGCGCCGAGGCGCTCGAAGCGCTGGTCGAAAAACTGAGCAAGGAGCGCTGA
- a CDS encoding AbrB/MazE/SpoVT family DNA-binding domain-containing protein, whose product MQLTVKKWGNSPAVRLPAAVMKEANLTLDQLVEVHAENGRIIIEPARKAYSLEELLAQCDPKAAMPDLSDWHDMKPQGKEVW is encoded by the coding sequence ATGCAACTGACTGTGAAGAAGTGGGGCAACAGCCCGGCTGTGCGCCTGCCGGCTGCCGTGATGAAAGAAGCGAACCTCACGCTCGACCAGCTCGTCGAGGTGCACGCCGAGAACGGCCGCATCATCATCGAGCCTGCGCGCAAGGCCTACAGCCTGGAAGAACTGTTGGCTCAGTGCGACCCCAAGGCGGCGATGCCGGACCTGTCTGACTGGCACGACATGAAGCCGCAAGGGAAAGAAGTATGGTGA
- a CDS encoding DUF4442 domain-containing protein: MNRIQNRMSRLAARCNGLPTGLRSVVLTRLFSRLVPFLGTASLRFDQVTPQQVVVSVRNRRKVQNHIKGVHAAAMALLAETATGFVVGMNVPDDKLMLLKSMKVNYLKRSQGDMRAEATLTPEQIDAFHRSDKGDVTVPVIVTDQSGEAPIACEMVWAWIPKKRN; the protein is encoded by the coding sequence ATGAACCGAATCCAGAACCGCATGAGCCGGCTTGCCGCGCGCTGCAACGGCCTGCCGACCGGCCTCAGAAGCGTCGTCCTGACCCGTCTGTTTTCCAGGTTGGTGCCGTTTCTCGGCACCGCCAGCCTGCGCTTCGACCAGGTCACCCCGCAGCAGGTGGTGGTCTCGGTGCGCAACCGCCGCAAGGTGCAGAACCACATCAAGGGCGTGCACGCTGCGGCGATGGCGCTGTTGGCCGAGACCGCGACCGGTTTCGTCGTCGGCATGAACGTGCCCGACGACAAGCTGATGCTGCTCAAGTCGATGAAGGTGAACTACCTCAAGCGCTCGCAGGGCGATATGCGCGCGGAGGCGACGCTGACTCCGGAGCAGATCGACGCGTTTCACCGCAGCGACAAGGGCGACGTCACCGTGCCGGTGATCGTCACCGACCAGAGCGGCGAAGCGCCGATCGCCTGCGAAATGGTCTGGGCGTGGATTCCGAAAAAACGTAATTAA